The following proteins come from a genomic window of Sorex araneus isolate mSorAra2 chromosome 1, mSorAra2.pri, whole genome shotgun sequence:
- the MYORG gene encoding myogenesis-regulating glycosidase encodes MSQNPPEQSQAYPRRTLGSPKGQEAAAAGIMYTFLPDNFSPTKPKASKELRPLLLSGALGLLLVLTAVVAWCYYSVSLRKAERLRAELLDLNAAGFSIRNQKGEQVFRLAFRSGALDLDSCSRNGSLLGCSRTADGRPLHFFIQTVRPKDTVMCYRVRWEETAAPGRAVEHAMFLGDATAHWYGGAEMRTQHWPIRLEGHQEPQPFVTSDVYSSDSAFGGILERYWLSSRAAAIKVNDSVPFHLGWNVTERSLLLQARYHDTPYKPPPGSTAAPELSYRVCVGSDVTSIHKYMVRRYFNKPSRVPAPETFRDPIWSTWVLYGRAVDQSKVLHFAQQIRQHRFNSSHLEIDDMYTPAYGDFDFDRAKFPNASDMFGRLRDAGFSVTLWVHPFVNYNSSRFGEGVERELFVREPTGRLPALVRWWNGIGAVLDFTRQEARDWFEEQLRGLRARYGVASFKFDAGEVSYLPRDFSTHRPLSDPSVWSRRYTEMALPFFAMAEVRVGYQSQNISCFFRLVDRDSVWGHDLGLRSLIPAVLTVSMLGYPFILPDMVGGNAVPERTEGGGTVPERELYVRWLEVAAFMPALQFSVPPWQYDAEVVAIAHKFAALRATLVAPLLLELAGEVTHTGDPIVRPLWWIAPGDETAHRIDSQFLIGDTLLVAPVLEPGKQERDVYLPAGKWRSYKGELFDQTPVLLTDYPVDLDEVAYFIWVS; translated from the coding sequence ATGTCTCAGAACcctcccgagcagagccaggcctACCCGCGCCGGACCCTTGGGAGCCCGAAGGGCCAGGAGGCCGCCGCCGCGGGAATCATGTACACCTTCCTGCCTGATAACTTTTCGCCCACCAAGCCCAAGGCGTCCAAAGAGCTGAGGCCGCTGCTGCTCTCCGGCGCGCTGGGGCTGCTGCTGGTGCTGACCGCGGTGGTGGCCTGGTGCTACTACAGCGTCTCCTTACGCAAGGCCGAGCGTCTGCGCGCTGAGTTGCTGGACCTCAACGCCGCAGGCTTCTCCATCCGCAATCAGAAGGGCGAACAGGTTTTCCGCCTGGCCTTCCGCTCAGGCGCGCTGGACCTGGACTCTTGCAGCCGGAATGGGTCACTGCTCGGCTGCTCCCGCACGGCAGACGGCCGCCCGCTGCACTTCTTCATCCAGACTGTGCGCCCCAAGGACACGGTCATGTGCTACCGCGTGCGCTGGGAGGAGACGGCAGCGCCGGGGCGCGCGGTGGAGCATGCCATGTTCCTGGGCGACGCCACCGCGCACTGGTACGGAGGCGCCGAGATGAGGACGCAGCACTGGCCCATCCGTTTGGAgggccaccaagaaccccagcctTTTGTCACCAGCGACGTCTACTCCTCCGACTCTGCCTTCGGAGGCATCCTGGAACGCTATTGGCTCTCGTCGCGCGCGGCCGCGATCAAGGTCAACGACTCAGTGCCCTTCCACCTGGGCTGGAATGTCACGGAGCGGTCTCTACTCCTGCAAGCGCGCTACCACGACACGCCCTACAAACCGCCACCCGGCAGCACGGCGGCGCCCGAGCTCAGCTACCGCGTGTGCGTGGGCTCCGACGTCACCTCCATCCATAAGTACATGGTCCGGCGCTATTTCAACAAGCCGTCCAGGGTGCCGGCCCCGGAGACCTTCCGGGACCCCATCTGGTCCACGTGGGTGCTGTACGGGCGCGCCGTGGACCAGAGCAAGGTGCTGCATTTCGCGCAGCAGATCCGGCAGCACCGCTTCAACAGCAGCCACCTGGAGATCGACGACATGTACACGCCGGCCTACGGCGACTTCGACTTCGACCGGGCCAAGTTCCCCAACGCCAGTGACATGTTCGGCCGCCTGCGCGACGCCGGCTTCAGCGTGACGCTCTGGGTGCACCCGTTCGTCAACTACAACTCGTCGCGCTTCGGGGAGGGCGTGGAGCGCGAGCTGTTCGTGCGCGAGCCCACGGGCCGGCTGCCCGCGCTGGTGCGCTGGTGGAACGGCATCGGCGCCGTGCTGGACTTCACGCGCCAGGAGGCGCGCGACTGGTTCGAGGAGCAGCTGCGGGGGCTGCGCGCGCGCTACGGCGTGGCCTCCTTCAAGTTCGACGCGGGCGAGGTGAGCTACCTGCCGCGGGACTTCAGCACGCACCGGCCGCTGTCCGACCCCAGCGTGTGGAGCCGGCGCTACACGGAGATGGCGCTGCCCTTCTTCGCCATGGCCGAGGTGCGCGTGGGCTACCAGTCCCAGAACATCTCGTGCTTCTTCCGCCTCGTGGACCGCGACTCGGTGTGGGGCCACGACCTGGGCCTGCGCTCGCTCATCCCCGCTGTGCTCACCGTCAGCATGCTGGGCTACCCGTTCATCCTGCCCGACATGGTGGGGGGCAACGCCGTGCCCGAGCGCACCGAGGGCGGCGGCACGGTGCCCGAGCGCGAGCTCTACGTGCGCTGGCTCGAGGTAGCCGCCTTCATGCCCGCGCTGCAGTTCTCCGTCCCGCCCTGGCAGTACGACGCCGAAGTGGTGGCCATCGCGCACAAGTTCGCCGCGCTCCGCGCCACGCTGGTGGCGCCACTCTTGCTGGAGCTGGCCGGGGAGGTGACGCACACGGGAGACCCCATCGTGCGCCCGCTCTGGTGGATCGCGCCTGGAGACGAGACGGCGCACCGCATCGACTCGCAGTTCCTCATTGGGGACACGCTGCTCGTGGCGCCCGTGCTGGAGCCGGGCAAGCAGGAGCGCGACGTGTACCTGCCCGCGGGCAAGTGGCGCAGCTACAAGGGCGAGCTCTTCGACCAGACGCCCGTGCTGCTCACCGACTACCCTGTCGACTTGGATGAGGTCGCTTACTTCATCTGGGTCTCCTGA